A single window of Vibrio gazogenes DNA harbors:
- the glmS gene encoding glutamine--fructose-6-phosphate transaminase (isomerizing) translates to MCGIVGAVAQRDIAEILVEGLRRLEYRGYDSAGVAIVDADNHCTRIRRLGKVQALAEAVNAADVRGGTGIAHTRWATHGEPSEINAHPHVSGDISVVHNGIIENHEALRELLQSRGYVFESQTDTEVIAHLVEWELRQSESLVEALQKTAKQLEGAYGTVVLDRRDPSRLVVARSGSPIVIGFGVGENFLASDQLALLSVTRRFMYLEEGDVAEITRRSVSVFDGQGNQVEREIIESSAEHDAGDKGQYRHFMQKEIFEQPNALKQTMEGRVTHNSVIIDSIGSSAKEILNKVEHVQIIACGTSYNSGMAARYWFESLAGVSCDVEIASEFRYRDFVVRPNSLLITLSQSGETADTLAALRIAKEKGYMAAMTICNVSGSSLVRESDFAFMTRAGTEIGVASTKAFTTQLTAMLMLVVGLGRQKGHIDAGKEADIVHAIHELPVQIESALAFDKAIEALAEDFADKNHTLFLGRGEYYPIAMEAALKLKEISYIHAEAYAAGELKHGPLALIDADMPVVVIAPNNDLLEKLKSNVEEVRARGGLLYVFADEKAGFEESEGMKIIKMPHVHEVTAPIFYTVPMQLLSYHVALIKGTDVDQPRNLAKAVTVE, encoded by the coding sequence ATGTGTGGAATTGTTGGTGCTGTGGCACAGCGTGATATCGCAGAAATATTGGTCGAAGGGTTACGTCGTCTGGAATACCGTGGTTATGATTCAGCGGGTGTTGCGATTGTTGATGCAGACAACCACTGCACCCGGATTCGCCGCCTTGGTAAAGTGCAGGCGTTGGCTGAGGCCGTCAATGCTGCCGATGTGCGCGGTGGAACCGGTATTGCCCATACACGCTGGGCAACGCATGGGGAGCCTTCTGAAATCAATGCTCATCCACATGTTTCTGGTGATATTTCCGTGGTGCACAATGGTATTATTGAAAACCATGAAGCCCTGCGAGAACTGCTTCAAAGTCGTGGGTATGTCTTTGAGTCTCAGACCGACACGGAAGTGATTGCCCATTTAGTGGAATGGGAATTACGCCAAAGTGAATCACTGGTTGAAGCGCTGCAAAAAACAGCCAAGCAGCTCGAAGGTGCCTACGGTACTGTTGTGCTTGATCGACGTGATCCAAGCCGTTTGGTTGTGGCGCGCTCAGGTAGCCCGATTGTGATTGGGTTTGGTGTCGGTGAAAACTTCTTGGCTTCAGATCAACTGGCCTTGTTAAGTGTCACGCGCCGCTTTATGTACCTTGAAGAAGGGGATGTTGCTGAGATTACTCGCAGAAGCGTTAGCGTTTTTGATGGGCAAGGCAATCAGGTTGAACGTGAGATCATCGAATCGAGTGCTGAACATGATGCGGGAGATAAAGGCCAATATCGTCACTTTATGCAAAAAGAAATTTTTGAACAGCCGAACGCGCTGAAACAGACAATGGAAGGGCGGGTGACGCATAACTCGGTCATTATCGACAGTATTGGCAGCAGTGCGAAAGAGATCCTGAACAAAGTTGAACACGTGCAGATCATTGCCTGTGGCACCTCATATAACTCTGGAATGGCAGCCCGATATTGGTTTGAGTCATTGGCGGGGGTCAGTTGTGATGTCGAGATTGCATCAGAGTTTCGATACCGTGACTTTGTTGTTCGTCCGAACAGCTTGCTGATCACTTTATCTCAGTCAGGTGAAACCGCAGATACCTTGGCAGCTTTACGCATCGCGAAAGAAAAAGGCTATATGGCTGCAATGACCATTTGTAATGTGTCCGGCTCTTCTTTGGTTCGTGAATCCGATTTTGCATTTATGACGCGTGCCGGTACTGAAATCGGTGTTGCATCCACCAAAGCCTTCACCACTCAGTTAACAGCAATGCTGATGCTGGTTGTCGGATTAGGTCGTCAGAAAGGCCATATCGATGCTGGCAAAGAAGCCGACATTGTGCATGCGATCCACGAACTACCAGTTCAGATTGAAAGTGCTTTAGCTTTTGATAAGGCGATTGAGGCGCTGGCGGAAGATTTTGCGGATAAGAATCACACCTTATTCTTAGGACGTGGCGAGTATTATCCGATTGCCATGGAAGCTGCATTAAAGCTCAAAGAAATCTCTTATATTCATGCGGAAGCTTATGCTGCCGGGGAGTTAAAACATGGCCCGCTCGCATTGATCGATGCCGATATGCCAGTGGTTGTGATTGCACCGAATAACGATTTGTTGGAAAAGCTGAAATCGAATGTTGAGGAAGTTCGCGCGCGTGGCGGATTACTCTATGTTTTCGCTGACGAGAAAGCCGGTTTTGAAGAGAGTGAAGGCATGAAAATCATCAAGATGCCCCACGTCCATGAAGTCACTGCCCCAATATTCTACACGGTGCCAATGCAGCTCCTGTCTTATCACGTTGCCCTGATTAAAGGCACCGACGTCGATCAGCCGCGTAACTTAGCAAAAGCGGTTACCGTTGAGTAA
- a CDS encoding oxidative stress defense protein, with protein MRLMILSLMMFCLHSYAAEVNFPHISVTGFGEVTVVPDSAVFSVQVEQSTLNAEQAKESVDSVVRQFSEQLQGLGAKAEQISSSNLSLAPQYHYPDEGKPELVGYRASRSITVSVEQLDKLNEYLDAALESGINRIDRITLQVKDHQKYQAQARDKAIQDASTKALSIAKGFKRTLGPVWQVDYHSQQAKPMMMRAVSMNQKESFQDYQDKTIVISDSVDVLYRLN; from the coding sequence ATGCGGTTGATGATTCTGAGTTTAATGATGTTCTGTCTACACAGTTATGCAGCGGAAGTGAACTTCCCACATATCTCTGTAACCGGATTTGGTGAAGTAACAGTGGTGCCGGACAGCGCGGTCTTTTCTGTTCAGGTTGAGCAATCGACACTCAATGCTGAACAGGCGAAAGAGAGTGTCGATTCGGTTGTGCGTCAATTCTCAGAACAATTACAGGGACTGGGAGCCAAAGCCGAGCAAATTTCCAGTTCTAACTTATCGCTTGCTCCCCAGTATCATTATCCTGATGAAGGAAAGCCGGAACTGGTCGGCTATCGGGCAAGTCGCAGTATCACCGTATCCGTCGAACAGCTAGATAAGCTGAATGAGTATCTCGATGCTGCGTTGGAATCGGGTATTAACCGGATTGATCGGATTACGCTACAAGTGAAAGATCATCAAAAGTATCAGGCACAGGCGAGAGACAAAGCCATTCAGGATGCGTCAACCAAAGCTCTCTCGATCGCGAAAGGATTTAAACGTACACTCGGCCCCGTGTGGCAAGTTGATTACCACTCCCAGCAAGCGAAACCAATGATGATGCGTGCTGTATCTATGAACCAGAAAGAAAGTTTTCAGGATTATCAGGACAAGACGATAGTGATCAGTGACAGTGTTGATGTGTTATATCGATTGAATTAA
- a CDS encoding phosphoglycerate kinase — translation MSVIKMTDLDLAGKRVFIRADLNVPVKDGKVTSDARILASLPTIKHCIEAGAKVMVTSHLGRPTEGEYAEEFSLQPVVNYLQDALDCEVKLAKDYLNGLTLNAGELVVLENVRFNKGEKKNDEALSKQYASLCDVFVMDAFGTAHRAQASTHGVGMHAPIACAGPLLANELDALAKAMDNPARPMVAIVGGSKVSTKLTVLESLSKVADQLVVGGGIANTFIAAAGNNVGKSLYEADLVDTAKKLMDECAIPVATDVACAKAFDENAEAEIKDVSEVQDDDMIFDLGPDSTAALAKILKEAKTILWNGPVGVFEFKNFEAGTKGISQAIADSEGFSVAGGGDTLAAIDKFGIKGDVSYISTGGGAFLEFVEGKVLPAVEMLEARAKA, via the coding sequence ATGTCTGTAATCAAGATGACTGACCTGGATTTAGCAGGTAAACGCGTATTTATTCGTGCCGATCTGAATGTGCCGGTAAAGGATGGCAAAGTAACATCAGATGCACGGATTCTGGCATCACTGCCAACGATTAAACACTGTATTGAAGCTGGCGCAAAAGTTATGGTGACATCTCACCTTGGCCGTCCGACTGAAGGTGAATACGCTGAAGAATTTTCACTCCAACCGGTTGTGAACTACTTACAAGACGCACTGGATTGTGAAGTGAAGCTCGCCAAAGATTACCTCAATGGCTTAACACTCAATGCCGGTGAATTAGTTGTACTTGAGAATGTTCGCTTTAACAAAGGCGAGAAGAAGAATGATGAAGCCCTGTCTAAGCAATATGCATCTTTGTGTGATGTATTTGTGATGGATGCATTCGGTACGGCTCACCGCGCTCAGGCATCGACTCACGGTGTGGGTATGCACGCACCGATTGCGTGTGCTGGTCCTTTACTGGCAAACGAACTGGATGCTTTGGCTAAAGCGATGGACAATCCTGCTCGTCCGATGGTTGCAATTGTTGGTGGTTCAAAAGTTTCCACAAAACTGACAGTGCTTGAATCTTTGTCAAAAGTGGCTGACCAATTGGTCGTTGGTGGTGGTATTGCGAATACTTTCATTGCCGCAGCTGGCAATAATGTTGGTAAGTCACTTTATGAAGCAGACCTGGTTGATACTGCGAAAAAATTAATGGACGAGTGCGCTATCCCGGTTGCAACTGATGTCGCTTGTGCAAAAGCATTTGACGAAAATGCCGAAGCAGAAATCAAAGATGTTTCTGAAGTACAAGATGATGACATGATTTTCGACTTAGGCCCTGACTCAACAGCGGCACTGGCAAAAATTCTAAAAGAAGCAAAAACAATCCTTTGGAATGGTCCTGTCGGCGTATTCGAATTTAAGAACTTCGAAGCAGGTACAAAAGGTATCTCTCAAGCGATCGCAGATTCGGAAGGATTCTCTGTTGCTGGTGGGGGTGATACGCTTGCTGCCATTGATAAATTCGGAATTAAAGGCGATGTATCATATATCTCGACTGGTGGTGGTGCATTCCTTGAGTTTGTTGAAGGCAAGGTTCTGCCTGCAGTTGAAATGCTGGAAGCACGCGCAAAAGCATAA
- a CDS encoding cold-shock protein, translating to MSNQDIGTVKWFNETKGFGFISQNNGDDLFVHFRSIVGDGFKKLIEGDKVSFTIGKGPKGFQAENVMTL from the coding sequence ATGTCTAATCAAGATATCGGTACAGTAAAGTGGTTTAATGAAACAAAAGGTTTCGGTTTCATTTCTCAAAATAATGGTGACGATCTTTTTGTTCACTTCCGAAGCATCGTTGGTGATGGGTTTAAAAAACTCATTGAAGGCGACAAGGTTTCTTTTACCATAGGTAAAGGACCGAAAGGTTTCCAAGCAGAAAATGTAATGACACTCTAG
- the fbaA gene encoding class II fructose-bisphosphate aldolase, producing MSKVFDFVKPGVISGDDVQKVFQVAKENKFALPAVNCVGTDSVNAVLEAAAKVKSPVIVQFSNGGAGFFAGKGLKLEGQQTQVLGAIAGAKYVHTVAEAYGVPVILHTDHAAKKLLPWIDGLLDAGEKFFAETGKPLFSSHMIDLSEETLEENIEICTKYLARMAKMNMTLEIELGCTGGEEDGVDNSDMDTSELYTSPEDVAYAYEKLNAVSHRFTIAASFGNVHGVYKPGNVVLTPTILRDSQKYVSEKFSLPENSLNFVFHGGSGSSEAEIQESIGYGVIKMNIDTDTQWATWDGIRQYEADNHDYLQGQIGNPSGEDAPNKKYYDPRVWLRAGQASMVARLEKAFSDLNAIDVL from the coding sequence ATGTCTAAGGTCTTCGATTTTGTAAAACCAGGAGTCATTTCTGGCGATGATGTTCAAAAAGTCTTTCAAGTTGCGAAAGAAAATAAATTCGCATTACCAGCAGTAAACTGTGTTGGTACTGATTCTGTGAACGCGGTACTTGAAGCGGCTGCAAAAGTTAAGTCTCCGGTTATCGTTCAGTTCTCTAACGGTGGTGCAGGTTTCTTTGCCGGTAAAGGTCTGAAACTTGAAGGTCAGCAAACACAGGTTCTGGGTGCGATTGCTGGTGCAAAATATGTCCATACAGTTGCTGAAGCTTATGGCGTTCCTGTCATTCTGCATACTGACCATGCTGCGAAGAAACTCCTGCCATGGATCGATGGTTTGCTGGATGCCGGTGAAAAATTCTTTGCTGAAACAGGTAAACCACTGTTCTCTTCTCACATGATTGATTTGTCAGAAGAAACGCTGGAAGAAAACATCGAGATTTGTACTAAGTACTTAGCGCGCATGGCAAAAATGAACATGACGCTTGAAATCGAATTGGGTTGTACTGGCGGTGAAGAAGATGGTGTTGATAACTCAGATATGGATACTTCTGAGCTGTACACGTCTCCTGAAGATGTTGCCTATGCATACGAAAAACTGAACGCAGTTAGCCACCGTTTCACGATTGCTGCTTCTTTCGGTAACGTTCACGGTGTTTACAAACCAGGCAACGTTGTTCTGACGCCAACAATTCTACGTGATTCTCAAAAATACGTTTCTGAAAAATTCAGTCTGCCTGAAAACTCGCTGAACTTTGTTTTCCATGGCGGTTCAGGTTCTAGCGAAGCAGAAATCCAAGAATCAATCGGCTACGGTGTTATCAAAATGAACATCGATACTGATACACAGTGGGCGACATGGGACGGTATCCGTCAGTATGAAGCTGACAACCACGATTATCTGCAAGGCCAAATCGGTAACCCAAGTGGTGAAGATGCACCGAATAAGAAATACTATGATCCACGTGTTTGGTTGCGCGCTGGTCAAGCTTCTATGGTGGCTCGTCTTGAAAAAGCATTTTCAGATTTGAATGCGATTGACGTATTATAA
- the pykF gene encoding pyruvate kinase PykF — protein MKKTKIVCTIGPKTESVEKLTELVNAGMNVMRLNFSHGDYEEHGTRIVNFRQVMKNLGKTLAILLDTKGPEIRTTKLENGQDVDLVAGQTFTFTTDTTVVGNQERAAVTYSGFAQDLSVGDTILVDDGLLEMKVLEKTETEVTCQVLNNGALGENKGVNLPGVSVKLPALSDKDKSDLKFGCEQGVDFVAASFIRKADDVREIREFLAAHGGQDIQIISKIENQEGVDNFDEILELSDGIMVARGDLGVEIPAEEVIFAQKMMIEKCNRARKVVITATQMLDSMIKNPRPTRAEAGDVANAIMDGTDAVMLSGETAKGKYPVEAVRMMAQIATRTDLAQKAELGSRLDSPRLRITEAVCKGAVDTAEKLAAPLIVVATEGGKSARSVRKYFPTAHIIALTTNQKTAAQLVLTKGVTPIVVDSIASTDDFYISGKKLALETELGRKGDIVVMVSGALVASGTTNTASVHVL, from the coding sequence ATGAAGAAGACCAAAATCGTTTGTACGATTGGCCCTAAAACTGAATCCGTAGAGAAGCTAACAGAACTTGTCAACGCAGGCATGAACGTCATGCGTCTCAACTTCTCTCACGGTGACTACGAAGAGCATGGAACTCGCATTGTGAACTTTCGTCAGGTGATGAAAAACCTTGGCAAGACATTGGCAATTCTACTGGATACCAAAGGACCGGAAATCCGTACAACGAAGCTAGAAAATGGTCAAGATGTCGATCTCGTCGCAGGACAAACGTTCACGTTTACAACAGATACAACCGTCGTCGGTAACCAAGAACGAGCCGCTGTGACTTACTCAGGTTTCGCACAAGATTTAAGTGTAGGTGATACCATTCTGGTCGACGACGGCCTGCTCGAAATGAAAGTGCTTGAAAAAACAGAAACTGAAGTGACCTGTCAGGTACTCAACAATGGCGCTTTAGGTGAAAACAAAGGGGTTAATTTACCGGGTGTTTCAGTCAAACTGCCTGCGCTTTCAGACAAAGATAAATCTGACCTGAAATTCGGTTGTGAGCAAGGTGTTGATTTCGTTGCAGCTTCATTTATCCGTAAGGCTGATGATGTTCGTGAAATCCGTGAATTCCTTGCTGCACACGGCGGACAAGATATTCAGATCATCTCTAAAATTGAGAACCAAGAAGGTGTCGATAATTTCGATGAGATTCTCGAACTTTCTGACGGAATCATGGTTGCCCGTGGCGATCTGGGGGTTGAAATCCCAGCAGAAGAAGTCATTTTTGCGCAAAAAATGATGATCGAAAAATGTAATCGAGCCAGAAAAGTGGTTATCACTGCCACGCAAATGCTGGATTCAATGATTAAAAACCCACGCCCAACTCGTGCAGAAGCAGGCGACGTTGCAAACGCAATCATGGATGGCACTGATGCGGTCATGCTTTCCGGTGAAACAGCGAAAGGTAAATATCCGGTTGAAGCGGTACGTATGATGGCGCAGATTGCAACTCGGACAGACCTTGCACAGAAGGCTGAGCTTGGTTCTCGTTTAGACAGTCCTCGTCTGAGAATTACAGAAGCTGTATGTAAAGGTGCGGTTGATACAGCAGAAAAACTGGCTGCCCCACTGATTGTGGTTGCTACTGAAGGCGGTAAATCAGCTCGTTCTGTCAGAAAATACTTCCCGACAGCACACATCATCGCTTTGACAACTAACCAGAAAACCGCAGCGCAATTAGTCTTGACGAAAGGTGTGACACCGATTGTTGTTGATTCAATCGCAAGTACGGATGACTTCTATATCTCTGGTAAGAAATTAGCGCTAGAAACAGAGCTGGGCCGTAAAGGAGATATCGTGGTAATGGTTTCTGGTGCACTTGTTGCTTCAGGCACAACCAACACTGCATCGGTTCATGTACTGTAA
- a CDS encoding DeoR/GlpR family DNA-binding transcription regulator: MLKRNTQVRRHEIVQLVNQTGEVSVELLSERFHTSEVTIRKDLSSLEKNGLLLRRYGGAISLPKEVVADEFDKNVSVQKISLAQEAAKLIRDHHRIVIDSGGTTTALIQQLNEKRGLVVMTNTLQVANALHELENEPTLLMTGGTWDPHSESFQGQVAESVLRSYDFDQLFIGCDGIDLARGTTTFNELTGLSRVMAEVSREVIVMAESDKIGRKIPNLELGWDQIDVLVTDSKITNEQVAMIEANQVRVIQSQMN, from the coding sequence ATGCTGAAACGAAACACACAAGTCAGGCGTCATGAAATCGTGCAACTCGTCAACCAGACGGGGGAGGTGAGCGTTGAGCTACTTTCTGAGCGATTTCATACCTCTGAGGTCACGATTCGCAAGGATCTCTCATCTCTGGAAAAAAATGGGTTGCTACTGAGACGTTATGGCGGCGCGATTTCGTTGCCGAAAGAAGTGGTTGCTGATGAATTTGATAAAAATGTTTCGGTTCAAAAGATATCGCTTGCTCAGGAAGCCGCAAAACTGATTCGGGATCATCACCGTATCGTGATCGATAGCGGAGGTACAACCACAGCGTTAATCCAACAATTAAATGAAAAACGTGGCTTAGTTGTGATGACGAACACGCTTCAGGTTGCCAATGCGCTTCATGAACTGGAAAACGAACCGACATTATTAATGACCGGAGGCACTTGGGATCCGCACTCTGAATCCTTTCAGGGGCAGGTTGCCGAGTCCGTGTTGCGTTCTTACGATTTTGACCAGTTATTCATCGGATGTGACGGGATTGATTTGGCTCGGGGAACAACGACATTTAATGAACTGACGGGGCTGAGCCGGGTGATGGCGGAAGTTTCCCGGGAAGTTATTGTGATGGCTGAATCAGACAAAATTGGTCGTAAGATCCCAAATCTGGAACTGGGATGGGATCAGATCGATGTACTGGTCACCGACAGCAAGATTACCAATGAGCAAGTGGCAATGATCGAAGCTAACCAGGTGAGAGTGATACAAAGTCAAATGAATTAA
- the mscS gene encoding small-conductance mechanosensitive channel MscS, producing MAGESLVNEVIPLSDSLSQINEWLENNSDILLQYGVNIIAAILILFFGNIFVKVIAGSVTKVLRKKDMDPAVVEFIHGLVRYLLFVIVLIAALGRIGVQTASVVAVIGAAGLAVGLALQGSLSNFAAGILIVAFRPFKSGDYVEVAGVAGSVESIQIFQTILKTPDNKMVVVPNSSVIGGAITNYSRHATRRIDLMIGVSYSADLQKTKLILRETVERDERILKDPDITIGVHTLADSSVNFVVRPWVKTADYWPVYFDLMLNIKEALDANGIEIPFPQMSVHLNKADQVD from the coding sequence ATGGCTGGAGAATCGCTCGTGAATGAAGTAATACCTTTGTCTGATAGTCTATCTCAGATCAATGAATGGTTAGAAAATAACTCGGATATCTTACTGCAGTACGGTGTAAATATTATCGCGGCGATTCTGATTTTGTTCTTCGGGAACATTTTCGTCAAAGTCATTGCCGGTAGTGTTACAAAGGTTTTGCGTAAAAAAGATATGGATCCGGCAGTTGTCGAATTTATTCATGGTTTGGTGCGCTATTTATTATTTGTGATCGTTCTGATTGCTGCGCTAGGACGAATAGGGGTACAAACTGCATCGGTGGTTGCCGTCATTGGTGCTGCGGGTTTAGCTGTCGGTTTGGCGTTACAAGGCTCGCTCTCGAACTTTGCCGCTGGTATTTTAATTGTTGCATTCCGCCCGTTTAAATCCGGTGACTATGTCGAAGTGGCTGGTGTCGCCGGCTCAGTTGAAAGCATTCAAATCTTTCAAACGATATTGAAAACACCGGATAATAAAATGGTTGTTGTTCCGAATTCCTCTGTTATCGGTGGGGCGATTACCAACTATTCACGTCATGCGACGCGGAGAATTGATCTGATGATCGGTGTTTCTTATTCTGCTGATTTACAGAAAACCAAACTCATCCTTCGTGAAACGGTTGAACGAGATGAACGTATTTTGAAAGACCCGGATATCACTATCGGTGTTCATACTTTAGCAGACTCATCGGTCAATTTTGTCGTTCGCCCTTGGGTAAAAACGGCTGACTATTGGCCCGTTTATTTTGATTTAATGCTGAATATTAAGGAAGCTCTTGATGCGAATGGTATTGAAATTCCATTCCCACAAATGAGCGTTCATCTGAACAAAGCTGATCAAGTTGATTAA
- the epd gene encoding erythrose-4-phosphate dehydrogenase, producing the protein MLRIAINGFGRIGRNILRAVYESGKNQQIEVVAVNELAQPDAMAHLLQYDSSHGRFFKKVRYDQEHLYISHDDGRSDAIRILHLSEPKLLPWCNLDIDIVLDCTGVFGSRDDGLAHLEAGARQVLFSHPGGHNLDNTIIYGVNHDSLKAEHRIVSNGSCTTNCIVPIIKVLDENFGIDSGTITTIHSSMNDQPVIDAYHHDLRRTRAASQSIIPVDTKLHKGIERIFPKFLNKFEAISVRVPTVNVTAMDLSVTINTNVKVNDVNQTIIDASQCTLRGIVDYTEAPLVSTDFNHDAHSAIVDGSQTRVSNGRLVKMLVWCDNEWGFANRMLDTALAMDSLQ; encoded by the coding sequence ATGCTAAGAATCGCCATCAATGGTTTTGGCCGAATTGGCCGGAATATCTTGCGGGCTGTCTATGAAAGTGGCAAAAATCAGCAAATTGAAGTTGTGGCCGTCAATGAATTGGCACAACCTGACGCGATGGCTCATCTTCTTCAGTATGATTCGAGTCATGGCCGCTTTTTTAAAAAGGTTCGTTACGATCAAGAGCATTTATATATTAGCCATGATGATGGTCGTTCTGATGCGATCCGGATTCTCCACTTATCTGAGCCGAAACTCCTGCCGTGGTGTAATCTGGACATTGATATTGTGCTCGATTGTACCGGTGTTTTTGGCAGTCGGGATGATGGTCTCGCTCATTTGGAAGCTGGTGCGCGGCAGGTTCTTTTTTCACACCCCGGCGGACATAATTTAGATAACACGATTATCTACGGGGTTAACCACGACTCGTTGAAAGCAGAGCATCGCATTGTTTCGAATGGCTCATGTACGACCAACTGTATTGTGCCGATTATTAAGGTGCTGGATGAAAACTTTGGTATTGATTCTGGCACGATTACCACGATTCATTCTTCGATGAACGACCAACCCGTGATTGATGCTTATCATCATGATCTGCGTCGAACCCGGGCGGCCAGTCAGTCGATTATTCCGGTAGACACCAAGTTACATAAAGGGATCGAGCGAATTTTTCCCAAGTTTTTGAATAAGTTTGAAGCGATTTCTGTGCGGGTGCCGACAGTCAACGTAACCGCGATGGACTTAAGTGTCACAATCAATACAAATGTTAAAGTTAATGACGTAAATCAAACCATAATTGATGCTTCTCAGTGTACATTACGGGGCATTGTTGACTATACTGAAGCGCCACTTGTTTCGACCGATTTCAATCATGATGCGCATAGCGCCATTGTTGATGGTTCACAAACAAGAGTTAGTAACGGACGTTTGGTAAAAATGCTCGTCTGGTGCGATAACGAATGGGGCTTTGCAAACCGTATGTTGGATACGGCTTTGGCAATGGATTCACTACAGTAG